One window of the Manihot esculenta cultivar AM560-2 chromosome 14, M.esculenta_v8, whole genome shotgun sequence genome contains the following:
- the LOC110600586 gene encoding endoplasmic reticulum-Golgi intermediate compartment protein 3, with protein sequence MNGGHSFSVLEGNQIYVEDIIMVFQEQLKTGLHEGASIFFGHEDCNCNQSDYSGFLMLQPLGQGRMESMIQKLKKLDAYPKISEDFYRRTFSGGLITLFSFLIMLFLFISEFRLYMHTVTETKLLVDTSRGETVKINFDLTFHAIPCSLISLDAKDTMGEEHFDITHDITKRRINADGNVIEVTQSRIGAHRVENPLQKHGGRLKYGEIYCGSCYGAEQSDEQCCNSCEQLRDAYIKKGWAARNLDETDQCKRERFFDKVVDQQGEGCNIYGSLEVNKVAGNFHFVPGKGFHHSDVKVHDLLSVNLYTYNISHKINRLALGDYFPGVVNPLDGVHREQGKPNGLHQYLLMAVPTIYTDIKGEIIKTNQYSVTEHHHLESANYDAPGVFFIYDFYPIKVTFKEDHIPFLHFVTSICAVFGGIFTIAGILDSFIYHGQRAIKKKAEIGKYT encoded by the exons ATGAATGGAGGTCATTCTTTTTCTGTTCTTGAGGGTAACCAGATCTATGTAGAGGATATTATCATGGTCTTCCAAGAGCAACTGAAGACGGGTCTTCATGAAGGTGCCAGTATATTCTTTGGCCATGAGGACTGCAACTGCAACCAGTCTGACTACAGTGGCTTTTTGATGCTACAACCCCTGGGGCAGGGCAGGA TGGAAAGCATGATTCAGAAATTAAAGAAGTTGGATGCTTATCCAAAAATCAGTGAGGATTTTTATCGGAGGACTTTCTCCGGTGGCCTCATTACCCTCTTCTCTTTTCTTATCATGCTTTTCCTCTTCATTTCTGAGTTCA GATTATATATGCACACTGTTACTGAAACAAAGCTTTTAGTGGATACTTCAAGAGGAGAAACTGTAAAGATTAAT TTTGATCTCACTTTTCATGCAATTCCATGTTCATTGATCAGTCTTGATGCTAAGGACACCATGGGAGAGGAGCATTTTGATATA ACTCATGATATAACTAAGAGGAGAATTAATGCTGATGGTAACGTAATAGAAGTGACGCAAAGTAGGATTGGTGCCCACAGA GTTGAAAATCCTTTGCAAAAGCACGGTGGCCGACTGAAATATGGTGAAATTTATTGCGGCTCATGTTATGGTGCAGAACAG TCAGATGAACAATGTTGCAACTCATGTGAACAACTTCGTGATGCATACATTAAGAAAGGGTGGGCAGCCAGAAACTTGGATGAGACTGACCAG TGTAAACGAGAAAGATTTTTCGACAAGGTGGTAGATCAACAAGGTGAAGGATGTAATATATATGGATCTCTTGAAGTAAATAAAGTGGCTGGGAATTTTCATTTTGTACCTGGGAAAGGCTTTCATCACTCTGATGTCAAAGTGCATGATTTGTTATCTGTTAACTTATATACTTATAAT ATAAGTCACAAGATTAATAGACTAGCTCTTGGTGACTATTTCCCAGGCGTAGTAAATCCCCTAGATGG GGTACATAGGGAGCAAGGAAAGCCAAATGGCCTTCACCAGTATCTTCTCATGGCAGTTCCAACAATATACACTGATATAAAAGGCGAAATTATTAAAACAAATCAG TACTCGGTAACAGAGCACCACCACCTAGAATCGGCCAACTACGACGCTCCTGGAGTTTTCTTCATTTATGACTTCTATCCAATTAAG GTGACTTTTAAAGAGGACCATATTCCATTTTTACACTTCGTGACAAGTATTTGTGCTGTATTTGGAG gtATTTTCACAATTGCTGGAATACTAGATTCATTTATCTATCATGGTCAAAGAGCAATCAAGAAAAAAGCAGAAATCGGCAAATACACATAA
- the LOC110630718 gene encoding 3',5'-nucleoside bisphosphate phosphatase — protein sequence MGDDGFVSKENPVKAKDKKKKKKKRGGTKKKMTAEQTLAFKAVTEWVYLDQQSSPPLVSSASACVVDDFGVQKTMVRGGEKVVFELHSHSKFSDGFLSPSKLVERAHGNGVKVLALTDHDTMAGIPEATEAARRFGIKIIPGVEISTIYSPRNSEAEEPVHILAYYSSCGPAKFDELEKFLANIRDGRFLRAKDMILKLNKLKLPLKWEHVARIAGKGVAPGRLHVARAMVEAGYVENLKQAFAKYLYDGGPAYSTGSEPLAEEAVQLICETGGLAVLAHPWALKNPVAVIRRLKDAGLHGLEVYRSDGKLAVYSDLADVYGLLKLGGSDYHGRGGNGESELGSVNLPVLALHDFLKVARPIWCGAIRAILENYAKEPSDTNLARITRYGRTRISPSSCGMDLIDCCLSSWLTNEERQNSEFEAIKLKLSHISVNEGGLHVPIESK from the exons ATGGGTGATGACGGGTTTGTAAGCAAAGAGAACCCAGTGAAAGCAAAagataaaaagaagaagaagaagaagcgtGGAGGTACCAAGAAGAAGATGACAGCTGAGCAGACTCTGGCTTTCAAGGCTGTCACTGAATGGGTGTATTTGGATCAGCAGTCTTCTCCTCCTTTAGTTTCCTCTGCTTCTGCTTGTGTTGTTGACGATTTTGGGGTGCAGAAGACTATGGTCAGAGGAGGAGAGAAGGTTGTCTTTGAATTGCATTCTCATTCTAAATTCAGTGATGGGTTCTTGTCACCTTCCAAGCTTGTGGAGAGAGCTCATGGGAATGGG GTGAAAGTTCTTGCTTTAACAGATCATGACACAATGGCTGGTATCCCTGAGGCTACAGAAGCAGCTCGGAGATTTGGCATCAAGATAATTCCCGGCGTTGAGATCAGCACAATATATTCACCTAG AAATTCTGAAGCAGAGGAGCCAGTGCACATTCTTGCATATTACAGCAGCTGTGGACCAGCAAAATTTGATGAACTGGAAAAGTTCTTGGCTAACATAAGAGATGGCCGTTTTCTTCGAGCAAAAGATATGATCTTGAAACTCAACAAACTCAAGTTACCTCTTAAGTGGGAACATGTTGCCAGGATTGCTGGTAAAGGAGTTGCTCCTGGGAGACTGCATGTGGCTCGGGCTATGGTTGAAGCAGGCTATGTCGAGAATCTGAAACAAGCTTTTGCCAAGTATCTATACGATGGTGGTCCTGCTTATTCCAC GGGAAGTGAGCCTCTTGCAGAGGAAGCAGTGCAACTGATATGTGAAACCGGGGGTCTTGCAGTTCTGGCTCATCCATGGGCATTGAAGAATCCTGTTGCAGTTATCAGAAGGTTGAAAGATGCAGGTCTTCATGGGTTGGAAGTTTATAGAAGCGATGGGAAATTGGCAG TATACAGTGATCTAGCAGATGTTTATGgtcttttgaagcttggaggttCGGATTACCATGGAAGGGGTGGAAATGGCGAATCTGAACTGGGAAGTGTCAATCTTCCTGTGTTGGCTTTGCACGACTTCCTCAAAGTAGCTCGTCCGATCTGGTGTGGTGCTATAAGGGCCATTCTTGAGAACTATGCCAAGGAGCCATCCGATACTAACCTAGCAAGAATAACAAGATATGGAAGAACAAGAATTTCTCCGTCGAGTTGTGGGATGGATTTGATTGACTGTTGCTTATCATCATGGTTAACAAATGAAGAGAGACAGAACTCCGAGTTCGAGGCCATTAAGCTGAAGCTTTCTCATATTTCAGTTAATGAAGGAGGTCTTCATGTTCCTATAGAGAGTAAATAA